One window of the Solanum stenotomum isolate F172 chromosome 11, ASM1918654v1, whole genome shotgun sequence genome contains the following:
- the LOC125845868 gene encoding LRR receptor-like serine/threonine-protein kinase GSO2 has protein sequence MEKHIFLLILLLVIQYYSVASSNETDQQALLLFQNLITSPNHFLANNWTKNTSFCTWFGVTCSPKRQRVVALILPNLQLQGTISLSLANLSFLRELNLDNNSFHGGIPYGLGHLPRLRVIDIQNNQLNESIPTSLFQNRRVQVISLAFNELSGEMWKGPWYVPELRVLNLRNNSLIGIIPPSVGNATKMMNFSLSGNRFSGNIPMEVGNLSQLAEMSLTDNQLTGSIPVELFNISSLLSIRLRYNSLSGPLLLDQGNIVSNLEHLSISFNQISGCILSNICQLTELKVLSIVYNNITGEIPRNIDCLSKLEMFLIGGNPIKGTIPTSLGNISTLQYLYCGENHIVGKIPPELGKLSKLRQLVIEDNSNLIGQIPEAIFNISSLEVIAFSFNNLLGRIPITTGLHLPNVKELSLGVNQLEGEIPLFITNASKLEILSLTDNFLSGTIPTNLGNLHELRSLFLHHNQLTNEPRVRELLFFNSLADCKMLKYLQVGFNLLNGVLPNSIGNLSSTIQNFHIGHANINGLIPTGTISPSLANLSFLSVLNLENNSFHGGIPYGIGHMPRLRVIDVKNNQLNGSIPTSLFQNRRVQVISLGFNELSGEMWRGPWYVPELRVLNLRNNSLTGIIPPSVGNATKLLNFSLFGNRFSGNIPKEIGNLSQLAEMSLTDNQLTGSIPVELFNISSLLSIHLRYNSLSGPLLLDQGNIVSNLEHLSISFNQISGCILSNICQLTELKVLSIAYNNITGEIPRNIDCLSKLEMFLIGVNPIKGTIPTSLGNISTLQYLYCGENHIVGKIPPELGKLSKLRQLVILDNSNLIGQIPEAIFNISSLEVIDFSFNNLLGRIPTTTGLHLPNVKELSLAVNQLEGEIPLFITNASKLELLELNENFLTGTIPTNLGNLRELRALLLHTNQLTNEPREHELLFFNSLADWSIPPEIGKLKQLQGLYLTNNKLQGHVPEANA, from the exons ATGGAGAAGcacattttcttattgattCTTCTACTTGTAATTCAATATTACTCTGTTGCTTCCTCAAATGAGACTGACCAACAAGCTCTATTACTTTTCCAAAATCTTATTACAAGTCCTAATCATTTTTTGGCAAATAATTGGAccaaaaatacttctttttgCACTTGGTTTGGTGTCACTTGTAGTCCAAAAAGGCAAAGGGTTGTGGCCTTGATTCTTCCTAATTTGCAACTTCAAGGAACAATTTCCCTGTCTTTGGCCAATTTGTCCTTTCTCAGAGAGCTCAATCTTGATAACAACAGCTTCCATGGTGGCATCCCTTATGGACTTGGCCACTTGCCTCGCTTGCGAGTGATCGATATTCAAAACAATCAGCTCAACGAAAGTATACCAACAAGTCTATTTCAAAACCGGAGAGTTCAAGTAATTTCATTGGCTTTCAATGAACTCAGTGGTGAAATGTGGAAAGGCCCTTGGTATGTACCTGAACTCAGAGTCTTAAATCTCAGGAACAATAGCCTCATCGGTATAATCCCTCCTTCTGTTGGAAATGCCACAAAAATGATGAACTTCAGTTTGTCTGGGAATAGATTCAGCGGCAACATTCCTATGGAGGTCGGTAATCTGAGCCAACTTGCAGAAATGTCCTTGACTGATAATCAGTTAACAGGTTCCATTCCCGTAGAACTGTTTAATATCTCGTCACTACTGTCCATACGTCTGCGATACAATAGCCTTTCCGGCCCTCTCTTGCTTGATCAAGGGAATATTGTATCAAATCTGGAGCATTTAAGTATTTCTTTCAACCAAATTTCTGGTTGCATTCTTTCCAACATATGCCAACTCACTGAGCTCAAAGTATTGTCCATAGTTTACAACAACATAACTGGAGAAATACCCAGAAATATTGATTGTTTATCCAAACTCGAGATGTTTCTTATTGGTGGTAATCCAATTAAAGGGACTATCCCCACTTCATTGGGAAATATTTCCACTCTGCAATATCTTTATTGTGGAGAAAATCACATAGTAGGGAAAATTCCTCCAGAATTAGGGAAGCTATCAAAGTTGAGGCAATTAGTCATTGAGGATAATTCTAATCTTATTGGTCAAATTCCAGAGGCTATTTTCAACATATCTTCTTTGGAAGTGATTGCTTTCAGTTTCAATAACCTCTTGGGGAGAATTCCAATAACTACAGGTCTTCATCTTCCAAACGTTAAGGAACTTAGCTTGGGAGTCAATCAGCTGGAAGGGGAAATTCCATTGTTCATAACAAATGCTTCCAAGCTTGAGATACTGTCGCTAACTGATAACTTTCTGTCAGGAACTATTCCTACTAATTTGGGAAATCTTCATGAGCTGCGATCACTCTTCCTACATCATAATCAACTAACCAATGAACCAAGAGTGCGTGAGTTGTTATTCTTCAATTCATTGGCGGACTGTAAGATGTTGAAGTATCTACAAGTGGGTTTCAATCTGTTGAATGGCGTTCTGCCAAATTCTATTGGGAATCTTTCATCTACTATTCAAAACTTTCATATAGGACATGCAAACATCAACGGCCTCATCCCCACAG GCACAATTTCTCCATCTTTGGCCAATTTGTCCTTCCTCAGTGTTCTCAATCTCGAGAACAACAGCTTCCACGGTGGCATCCCTTATGGCATTGGCCACATGCCTCGCTTGCGAGTGATTGATGTTAAAAACAATCAGCTCAATGGAAGTATACCAACAAGTCTATTTCAAAACCGAAGAGTTCAAGTAATTTCATTGGGTTTCAATGAACTCAGTGGTGAAATGTGGAGAGGGCCATGGTATGTACCTGAACTCAGAGTCTTAAATCTCAGGAACAATAGCCTCACGGGTATAATCCCTCCTTCGGTTGGAAATGCCACAAAGTTACTGAACTTCAGTTTGTTTGGGAATAGATTCAGCGGCAACATTCCAAAGGAAATTGGTAATCTGAGCCAACTTGCAGAAATGTCCTTGACTGATAATCAGTTAACAGGTTCCATTCCCGTAGAACTGTTTAATATCTCGTCACTACTGTCCATACATCTGCGATACAATAGCCTTTCCGGCCCTCTCTTGCTTGATCAAGGGAATATTGTATCAAATCTGGAGCATTTAAGTATTTCTTTCAACCAAATTTCTGGTTGCATTCTTTCCAACATATGCCAACTCACAGAGCTCAAAGTATTGTCCATAGCTTACAACAACATAACTGGAGAAATACCCAGAAATATTGATTGTTTATCCAAACTCGAGATGTTTCTTATTGGTGTTAATCCAATAAAAGGGACTATCCCCACTTCATTGGGAAATATTTCCACTCTGCAATATCTTTATTGTGGAGAAAATCACATAGTAGGGAAAATTCCTCCGGAATTAGGGAAGCTATCAAAGTTGAGGCAATTAGTCATTTTGGATAATTCTAATCTTATTGGTCAAATTCCAGAGGCTATTTTCAACATATCTTCTTTGGAAGTGATTGATTTCAGTTTCAATAACCTCTTGGGGAGAATTCCAACAACTACAGGTCTTCATCTTCCAAACGTTAAGGAACTTAGCTTGGCAGTCAATCAGCTGGAAGGGGAAATTCCATTGTTCATAACAAATGCTTCCAAGCTTGAATTACTGGAGCTAAATGAAAACTTTCTGACAGGAACTATTCCTACTAATTTGGGAAATCTTCGTGAGCTGCGAGCACTGCTCCTACATACTAATCAACTAACCAATGAACCAAGAGAGCATGAGTTGTTATTCTTCAATTCATTGGCGGACT GGAGTATTCCTCCTGAGATTGGTAAGCTTAAACAACTCCAGGGGCTGTATCTAACTAACAATAAATTGCAGGGACATGTTCCAGAGGCG AATGCTTAG